One Thermococcus kodakarensis KOD1 genomic window carries:
- the trpA gene encoding tryptophan synthase subunit alpha, which translates to MFEKGSLIPYLTAGDPSVEKTLEFLLAVEEFAGLIELGIPFSDPMADGKTIQESHYRALRNGFKLDDTFRILREFRRHSSTPVILMTYYNPVFRTGVKKFLGEAKASGADGILVVDLPVSHAGEFLDAAKEEGLKTVFLAAPNTPDERLREIDKASTGFVYLISLYGTTGARDRLPETAFEFVRRARKICNNKLAVGFGVSRREQVEELLKAGADGVVVGSALIELISRSENPVEELRRKVAELSGYSRAL; encoded by the coding sequence ATGTTTGAGAAGGGCTCGCTGATTCCCTATCTCACGGCCGGCGACCCGAGTGTCGAAAAGACCCTTGAGTTTTTACTAGCGGTCGAAGAGTTCGCCGGTCTAATAGAGCTCGGAATCCCCTTCAGCGACCCGATGGCGGACGGGAAGACGATCCAGGAGTCCCACTACCGCGCCCTGAGGAACGGCTTCAAACTCGATGATACCTTCAGGATCCTCCGCGAGTTCAGGAGGCACTCCTCTACCCCAGTAATTCTGATGACCTACTACAACCCGGTTTTCAGGACGGGCGTTAAGAAGTTCCTCGGAGAGGCTAAGGCCAGCGGGGCCGACGGGATCCTCGTGGTTGACCTTCCTGTGAGCCATGCAGGGGAATTCCTCGATGCGGCCAAGGAAGAGGGGCTAAAGACAGTATTTCTTGCAGCCCCAAACACTCCCGATGAAAGGCTTAGGGAGATAGATAAAGCCTCTACCGGCTTCGTCTACCTTATCTCCCTGTACGGGACCACTGGAGCCCGCGACAGACTTCCCGAGACGGCTTTCGAGTTCGTGAGGCGCGCCAGAAAGATATGCAACAACAAGCTGGCAGTCGGCTTCGGTGTTTCGAGGAGGGAGCAGGTGGAGGAGCTTTTGAAGGCTGGAGCCGACGGGGTTGTCGTTGGAAGCGCGCTTATAGAGCTAATATCCCGCAGTGAGAACCCCGTGGAGGAGCTGAGGAGAAAGGTGGCGGAGCTCTCGGGCTACTCCAGAGCTCTGTAG
- a CDS encoding aminodeoxychorismate/anthranilate synthase component II — translation MIVLVNNRDSFVWNLAEYASLFDRVKVVPNTITVGELRRLDPDGVIISPGPGHPLERREVGNSPEIVLEAGVPILGVCLGHQIIATAFGGKVGRVKPRHGKASPVKHDGKGVLRGIKNPLTAGRYHSLAVLEVPREFDVSAVSLDDNVVMGIRHRKLPIEGLQFHPESVLTEWERKEGLRIIKNFVEMSRNG, via the coding sequence ATGATAGTCCTCGTCAACAACAGGGACTCCTTCGTCTGGAATTTAGCCGAGTACGCCTCCCTCTTCGACAGAGTGAAGGTCGTTCCGAACACTATAACCGTTGGGGAGCTCAGAAGGCTCGACCCCGATGGAGTGATAATCTCCCCCGGCCCGGGGCACCCGCTCGAGAGGAGGGAAGTGGGAAACTCGCCGGAGATAGTCCTCGAGGCGGGGGTACCTATCCTCGGGGTCTGCCTCGGCCACCAGATAATAGCGACGGCATTCGGCGGGAAGGTGGGGAGGGTAAAGCCCAGGCACGGGAAGGCCAGCCCCGTGAAGCACGACGGGAAGGGCGTTTTGAGGGGAATCAAGAACCCGCTGACCGCTGGAAGGTACCACTCCCTCGCCGTTCTGGAGGTTCCAAGGGAGTTTGATGTGAGCGCCGTTTCCCTCGACGATAACGTGGTCATGGGGATAAGGCACAGGAAGCTCCCGATAGAGGGCCTTCAGTTCCACCCTGAAAGCGTTCTGACCGAATGGGAGAGGAAAGAAGGCTTGAGGATCATCAAAAACTTCGTGGAGATGAGCAGAAATGGTTGA
- a CDS encoding phosphoribosylanthranilate isomerase, whose product MVEFVKICGVKTMDELRLVERYADATGVVVNSRSKRKVPLKTAAELIEMAEIPIYLVSTMKTFPEWANAVEKTGAEYIQVHSDMHPKAVNRLKDEYGVSVMKAFMVPRESDDPAEDAERLLELIGQYEVDKILLDTGVGSGRRHDYRVSAIIAKEYPIVLAGGLTPENVGEAIRWVKPAGVDVSSGVERNGVKDRVLIEAFMAVVRNG is encoded by the coding sequence ATGGTTGAGTTCGTTAAGATATGCGGCGTAAAAACAATGGATGAGCTCAGGCTTGTCGAGAGGTACGCCGATGCAACGGGAGTGGTGGTGAACTCAAGGTCGAAGAGGAAGGTGCCGCTGAAGACGGCCGCGGAGCTGATTGAGATGGCAGAGATCCCAATCTACCTCGTTTCCACCATGAAGACCTTCCCAGAGTGGGCCAACGCGGTAGAGAAGACCGGGGCCGAGTACATACAGGTGCACTCGGACATGCACCCCAAGGCCGTCAACAGGCTGAAGGATGAGTACGGGGTGAGCGTTATGAAGGCCTTCATGGTCCCAAGGGAGAGCGACGACCCCGCGGAAGATGCGGAAAGGCTCCTCGAGCTCATAGGGCAGTACGAGGTTGACAAGATACTCCTCGACACAGGGGTGGGGAGCGGGAGGAGGCACGACTACAGGGTGAGCGCGATAATAGCCAAGGAGTACCCGATAGTCCTGGCCGGAGGTTTGACCCCGGAGAACGTTGGGGAAGCGATAAGGTGGGTTAAACCAGCTGGAGTCGACGTTTCGAGCGGCGTTGAGAGGAACGGCGTCAAGGACAGGGTTTTGATAGAGGCCTTCATGGCGGTGGTGAGGAATGGATGA
- the trpD gene encoding anthranilate phosphoribosyltransferase, with protein MSLLAKIVDGKNLSFEEAYELFNELKGSDGVLIGAYLAALQTKGYTGEELAGLARAMRDSAVKLDLGKVADTAGTGGDGSSTINVSTASALILSAFTRVAKHGNVSITSKSGSANVLEALGLNIRVSPERAREMVESTNFTFIFAPAYHPALRPIMPVRKALGIKTVFNVIGPLANPADPAYQVVGVNSPELLEPVAEALEFLGVERALVVHGSGMDEVSPHRETLVLEVGNGVERYTLSPEDFGIEPVKPLPCSSPEESAARIKAVLGGSGRREDRDFILVNASAALYASGVAEDFREGLEMAREALGQGMLEKLEEIACLSKS; from the coding sequence ATGAGCCTTCTTGCGAAGATCGTCGATGGAAAGAACCTGAGCTTTGAGGAGGCCTACGAGCTCTTCAACGAGCTGAAGGGGAGCGATGGAGTGCTTATAGGGGCCTACCTGGCTGCACTCCAGACCAAGGGCTACACCGGCGAAGAGCTCGCGGGTCTGGCGAGGGCAATGAGGGACAGCGCAGTCAAGCTCGACCTCGGGAAGGTGGCCGATACAGCCGGGACGGGGGGAGACGGCAGCTCGACCATAAACGTCAGCACGGCCTCGGCTTTGATACTCTCGGCCTTCACGAGGGTCGCTAAACACGGAAACGTTTCCATAACATCGAAGAGCGGCTCAGCCAACGTACTTGAGGCGCTTGGCTTAAACATACGGGTTTCCCCGGAGAGGGCCAGGGAGATGGTCGAAAGCACGAACTTCACGTTCATCTTCGCTCCCGCCTATCACCCGGCACTCAGACCAATAATGCCCGTGAGAAAGGCCCTCGGGATAAAGACAGTCTTCAACGTCATCGGGCCGCTTGCGAATCCAGCGGATCCAGCATACCAGGTAGTCGGAGTCAACTCTCCAGAGCTTCTGGAACCCGTGGCAGAGGCCCTGGAGTTCCTTGGGGTTGAGAGGGCCCTGGTTGTCCACGGTTCGGGCATGGATGAGGTGTCCCCACACAGAGAGACCCTCGTCCTGGAGGTTGGCAATGGAGTTGAGAGGTACACGCTCTCACCTGAGGACTTCGGAATCGAGCCTGTGAAGCCCCTGCCGTGCTCCTCCCCGGAAGAGAGCGCCGCGAGGATAAAGGCGGTTCTAGGGGGTTCGGGAAGGCGGGAGGACAGGGACTTCATCCTCGTCAACGCTTCGGCGGCTCTCTACGCGTCAGGGGTTGCGGAGGACTTTAGGGAGGGCCTTGAGATGGCCAGGGAAGCCCTGGGCCAGGGAATGCTTGAAAAACTGGAGGAGATAGCATGCCTCTCAAAAAGCTGA
- a CDS encoding HAD family hydrolase, translated as MWLVFDVDGTLIDVGESYDMAVKLTVEYLLEELGKPSEVEIELVRELRRKGVFGDDFKLSEALVRAVFSGLNDWEQIPEGVGVEYFRRNFPLGIDPGHVERVFNTFYLGELYEDRLFDFEGLWRLEKPLVDVELLREAGERFKLGVVTGRNRLEMELAERIIGFRFPKVVTRESGLKPDPELLRCLVGGEEGVYIGDTAGDELFIENYRKKYGDFGFLMVGRDVENANEAIKMFLEEVKRGP; from the coding sequence ATGTGGCTGGTCTTTGACGTTGACGGGACGCTCATAGACGTGGGTGAAAGCTACGACATGGCAGTGAAGCTTACCGTCGAGTACCTCCTGGAGGAGCTTGGAAAGCCCTCGGAGGTTGAAATCGAGCTGGTAAGGGAGCTGAGGAGGAAGGGAGTCTTTGGAGACGACTTTAAGCTCAGCGAGGCCCTGGTGAGGGCGGTTTTCTCCGGCCTGAATGACTGGGAACAAATTCCAGAGGGAGTTGGGGTTGAGTACTTCAGGAGAAACTTCCCGCTTGGAATTGACCCGGGTCACGTTGAGAGGGTCTTCAACACCTTCTACCTGGGAGAGCTCTACGAGGACAGGCTCTTTGACTTCGAGGGCCTCTGGAGGCTTGAAAAGCCGCTCGTAGATGTCGAGCTCCTCCGGGAGGCGGGGGAGAGGTTCAAGCTGGGCGTTGTGACGGGGAGGAACAGACTGGAGATGGAGCTTGCAGAGAGGATCATCGGCTTCAGGTTTCCGAAGGTTGTGACGAGGGAAAGCGGTTTGAAGCCCGACCCCGAGCTCCTCCGATGCCTCGTAGGGGGTGAGGAGGGGGTTTACATCGGCGACACGGCAGGGGACGAGCTGTTCATCGAGAACTACAGGAAAAAATACGGGGACTTCGGCTTTCTGATGGTCGGAAGGGACGTGGAAAATGCGAACGAAGCGATAAAAATGTTTTTGGAGGAGGTTAAACGAGGGCCTTAA
- a CDS encoding pyridoxal phosphate-dependent aminotransferase encodes MFNVYEFFNRINEVRPESRLDAGQPDIPVRREIIEEAVESLRRGETGYTSTGGIRELRERIAEFEGVSADEVIVAPGAKILIAAEIASAKKVAVVSPRWNAYSLIARQFWREVEVIKTTLDERWIPRVEEIKADLIIINYPNNPTGRVLSGKEIRGLLDVAEENGVKVLSDEVYAELSFTRFTPARELYENVVTVKGFSKLYSMTGFRLGYAIGERNEIRRIQRFIESTVTCVPPFVQRAGVKALELRDELIKEVRRAYLERVRMASKMLRGFDFVEPEGAFYIFLRTPQDGMAFAERLLSRGVAVFPGMAFGDYPNFIRISLSGKGLERGLRVIREELECALESRATEGWEGSSRGVSAEGSR; translated from the coding sequence ATGTTCAACGTTTACGAGTTTTTCAACAGGATAAATGAGGTTAGGCCTGAGTCGAGGCTCGACGCCGGTCAGCCGGACATACCGGTCAGGAGGGAGATAATCGAGGAGGCTGTAGAGTCGCTCAGGAGGGGAGAAACCGGTTACACGAGTACCGGCGGAATAAGGGAGCTGAGGGAGAGGATAGCCGAGTTCGAGGGGGTTTCGGCCGATGAAGTCATCGTCGCCCCAGGTGCGAAGATCCTCATAGCGGCGGAGATAGCGTCTGCTAAAAAAGTGGCCGTCGTTTCTCCCCGCTGGAACGCCTATTCGCTGATAGCCCGCCAGTTCTGGAGGGAGGTAGAGGTTATAAAAACGACCCTGGATGAGAGGTGGATTCCGAGGGTTGAGGAGATAAAAGCTGACCTCATCATAATCAACTACCCCAACAACCCGACGGGGAGGGTTCTGTCTGGTAAGGAGATCAGGGGACTGCTCGATGTCGCCGAGGAGAACGGTGTTAAGGTGCTCTCGGACGAGGTTTACGCTGAGCTCAGCTTCACCCGCTTTACGCCAGCGAGAGAGCTCTACGAAAACGTCGTTACAGTTAAGGGCTTTTCAAAGCTCTACTCCATGACCGGCTTCAGGCTCGGCTACGCAATAGGAGAGCGGAACGAGATCAGGAGGATACAGAGGTTCATAGAGAGCACGGTAACATGTGTCCCTCCCTTCGTTCAGAGGGCTGGAGTAAAGGCACTCGAACTCAGGGATGAACTCATCAAAGAAGTCAGGAGGGCATACCTTGAGAGGGTCAGGATGGCCTCAAAGATGCTCAGGGGTTTCGACTTCGTTGAGCCGGAGGGAGCTTTCTACATCTTCCTCAGAACGCCCCAGGACGGGATGGCCTTCGCCGAGAGGCTGCTCTCAAGGGGAGTTGCCGTTTTTCCAGGAATGGCCTTTGGCGACTACCCCAACTTCATAAGGATATCCCTCTCAGGGAAGGGGCTTGAGAGGGGATTAAGGGTCATTAGGGAGGAGTTGGAATGCGCATTGGAATCGCGGGCTACGGAAGGATGGGAAGGCTCTTCGAGAGGTGTCTCGGCGGAAGGTTCGAGGTGA
- a CDS encoding chorismate mutase, with amino-acid sequence MFELQAQNGDGDVPPISSPDLVELAILRRRIDEIDREILQLLQRRMEVAKAIGEAKLKLEMPVYDPDREREVLSRAGEFRRVFEAILEVSRDVQRLRVFQQDK; translated from the coding sequence ATCTTCGAACTTCAAGCTCAAAACGGTGACGGTGATGTCCCGCCAATATCGAGTCCTGATCTTGTAGAACTTGCCATTCTGAGGAGAAGGATAGACGAGATTGACCGGGAAATTCTCCAGCTTCTCCAGAGGAGGATGGAAGTAGCAAAGGCCATAGGGGAAGCCAAGCTAAAGCTCGAAATGCCAGTTTACGACCCGGACAGGGAGAGAGAAGTTCTATCCAGGGCAGGCGAATTTAGGAGGGTTTTCGAAGCCATCCTTGAGGTGAGCAGGGATGTTCAACGTTTACGAGTTTTTCAACAGGATAAATGA
- the trpC gene encoding indole-3-glycerol phosphate synthase TrpC translates to MMVFGLSRAIRKAEKNAIIAELKVYSPKYGDLLKGRNPFEILRAYERAGAVGISYITDPKYFRGSFEFLRKLCRETELPVLRKDFIASKEEVERTAEAGASAVLLITRLLKEELPEFVDFAKEHGLDTLVEVHSEEELAIALQTDSTMIGINNRDIGKLELDDGNVSLTEKLAPLIPKRYVKVSESGIAGTEDLKRALRHADAALIGTALMKTPDPEEFLRKLVEVEV, encoded by the coding sequence GTGATGGTTTTTGGATTAAGCAGGGCTATTAGAAAAGCCGAAAAGAACGCCATAATAGCCGAGCTGAAGGTCTATTCTCCGAAGTACGGGGATCTTCTGAAGGGCAGGAACCCCTTTGAGATCCTTAGGGCCTACGAAAGGGCAGGAGCGGTTGGAATCTCTTACATAACCGACCCGAAGTACTTCAGGGGAAGCTTTGAGTTCCTCAGGAAACTCTGCAGGGAAACGGAACTGCCAGTTTTGCGGAAGGACTTCATAGCCAGCAAGGAGGAAGTCGAAAGGACTGCTGAAGCAGGAGCTTCGGCGGTTCTCCTGATAACGCGGCTTCTGAAAGAGGAACTGCCCGAGTTCGTGGACTTCGCGAAGGAGCACGGCTTGGACACCCTCGTGGAGGTGCACAGCGAGGAGGAGCTGGCGATAGCACTCCAGACGGACTCAACGATGATAGGGATAAACAACCGCGACATAGGGAAGCTTGAGCTCGACGATGGCAACGTGAGCCTAACGGAAAAGCTGGCGCCGCTCATACCGAAAAGATACGTGAAGGTCAGCGAGAGCGGCATAGCGGGCACGGAAGACCTGAAGAGGGCTTTAAGACATGCGGATGCCGCTCTGATAGGCACCGCGCTCATGAAGACCCCGGATCCTGAGGAGTTTCTCAGGAAGCTCGTGGAGGTGGAAGTATGA
- a CDS encoding anthranilate synthase component I, which produces MPLKKLKPVDPLKLYSALRDFGMPFMLRSAEKDSRKARFTYISAEPEFVVEVGEGTEIDGERVSDERNPLRALKGLMGERVEGRRFMGGFVGYVSYDSVHSIIGGKIEEPSVFGYYPWTFIYDHSTGALSFFYLREAPFDPEALVERARREESRLEDGGSEVISTDAGMEEFVEIVRAGKEYIYSGDVFQVVLSREYRVRTDLDALEIYKRLVELNPSPYTFILEFEKTVVGASPETMGSVEGRTFKINPIAGTAPRGRTGEEDRELEKALLSDEKERAEHVMLVDLARNDVRRVSKPGSVRLTRFFDVLKYSHVQHIESEVVGELDEGKNAFDAMEAAFPAGTLTGAPKIRAMEIIDELERSRRKVYGGAVGYFSLTGDADMAIAIRMAEIEGRKASVRAGAGIVADSVPEKEFFETENKMRAVLKALGVRE; this is translated from the coding sequence ATGCCTCTCAAAAAGCTGAAGCCCGTTGACCCTTTGAAGCTCTACAGCGCCCTTAGAGACTTTGGGATGCCATTCATGCTCCGCTCTGCCGAGAAGGACTCCAGGAAGGCCAGATTCACCTACATATCGGCCGAGCCGGAGTTCGTCGTGGAGGTCGGCGAGGGGACTGAGATCGACGGGGAGCGAGTTTCCGACGAGAGGAACCCCCTCAGAGCTCTTAAAGGGCTCATGGGGGAGAGGGTCGAGGGCAGGAGGTTCATGGGTGGCTTCGTTGGCTACGTCTCCTACGATTCGGTACACTCCATCATCGGGGGGAAGATCGAAGAGCCCTCGGTCTTCGGCTACTACCCCTGGACCTTCATCTACGACCACTCTACCGGCGCTCTTTCCTTCTTTTACCTCAGAGAGGCTCCTTTCGACCCCGAGGCCTTAGTTGAAAGGGCCAGGAGGGAAGAGTCACGGCTTGAAGACGGCGGTTCGGAGGTCATATCCACCGACGCGGGCATGGAAGAGTTCGTTGAAATCGTCAGGGCTGGGAAGGAGTACATCTACTCGGGGGACGTCTTCCAGGTGGTTCTGTCGCGCGAGTACAGGGTTAGAACGGATCTCGATGCCCTCGAAATCTACAAGCGGCTCGTGGAGCTCAACCCCTCCCCGTACACCTTCATCCTGGAGTTCGAGAAGACCGTCGTAGGGGCCTCACCCGAAACCATGGGTTCCGTCGAGGGGAGAACCTTCAAGATAAACCCCATAGCAGGAACAGCGCCGAGGGGAAGGACGGGGGAGGAAGACCGGGAGCTGGAAAAGGCCCTACTCTCCGACGAGAAAGAGCGAGCTGAGCACGTCATGCTCGTTGACCTTGCTAGAAACGACGTCAGGAGGGTTTCAAAGCCCGGGAGCGTTAGGCTAACCCGCTTCTTCGACGTCCTGAAGTACAGCCACGTCCAGCACATAGAGAGCGAGGTGGTCGGTGAACTCGATGAGGGGAAAAACGCGTTCGACGCCATGGAGGCGGCTTTTCCGGCGGGAACACTAACCGGAGCCCCGAAGATAAGGGCGATGGAGATCATAGACGAGCTGGAGAGGAGCAGGAGAAAGGTCTACGGGGGAGCAGTGGGTTACTTCTCCCTCACCGGGGACGCCGACATGGCGATAGCGATAAGGATGGCCGAGATCGAGGGCAGGAAAGCGAGCGTTAGGGCCGGGGCAGGAATAGTGGCGGATTCAGTTCCAGAGAAGGAGTTCTTCGAGACCGAGAACAAAATGAGAGCAGTTCTGAAGGCGCTGGGGGTGAGGGAATGA
- the trpB gene encoding tryptophan synthase subunit beta, with translation MFFGRFGGQFVPETLIEPLKKLERAYKKFKDDPEFNETLEYYLRNWAGRPTPLYYAERLSKKLGGAKIYLKREDLLHGGAHKTNNGIGQALLAKFMGKERLIAETGAGQHGVATAMAGALLGMKVDVYMGAEDVERQKMNVFRMGLLGARVIPVESGSRTLKDAINEALRDWVATFEYSHYLIGSVVGPYPYPVIVRDFQSVIGREAREQILEAEGTLPDAVVACVGGGSNAMGIFYPFVNDRVRLIGVEAGGKGLETGLHAASLNAGELGVFHGMLSYFLQNEEGQITPTHSVSAGLDYPGVGPEHAYLKDSGRAEYVTVTDEEALRAFHELSRTEGILPALESAHAVAYAMKIAPEMDKDEIIIVNLSGRGDKDLDIVRRVGNV, from the coding sequence ATGTTCTTCGGAAGGTTTGGGGGCCAGTTCGTCCCCGAGACGCTTATAGAACCTTTGAAGAAGCTTGAAAGGGCTTACAAAAAGTTCAAGGACGACCCTGAGTTCAACGAAACCCTCGAGTACTACCTGCGGAACTGGGCGGGAAGGCCGACGCCCCTCTACTACGCGGAGAGGCTTAGCAAAAAGCTGGGAGGGGCGAAGATATACCTCAAGAGGGAGGACCTCCTCCACGGCGGGGCCCACAAGACGAACAACGGCATAGGGCAGGCCCTCCTCGCCAAGTTCATGGGCAAGGAGAGGCTCATAGCCGAGACCGGGGCGGGCCAGCACGGCGTCGCCACGGCCATGGCGGGGGCGCTCCTCGGGATGAAGGTAGACGTTTACATGGGCGCCGAAGACGTCGAGAGGCAGAAGATGAACGTCTTCCGCATGGGGCTGCTCGGCGCGAGGGTTATTCCCGTCGAAAGCGGCTCAAGAACCCTGAAGGATGCCATAAACGAGGCCCTCCGCGACTGGGTTGCCACCTTCGAGTACTCCCACTACCTAATAGGCTCGGTTGTCGGGCCCTACCCATACCCGGTCATCGTGAGGGACTTCCAGTCGGTAATAGGCAGGGAGGCCAGGGAGCAGATACTCGAAGCCGAGGGGACGCTACCGGATGCGGTAGTGGCATGTGTCGGGGGCGGGAGCAACGCAATGGGCATCTTCTACCCCTTCGTGAACGATAGGGTCAGGCTCATAGGCGTCGAAGCCGGGGGAAAGGGCCTCGAAACGGGCCTCCACGCGGCCTCGCTGAACGCCGGCGAGCTCGGCGTTTTCCACGGCATGCTCAGCTACTTCCTCCAGAACGAGGAGGGCCAGATAACTCCTACCCACAGCGTTTCGGCGGGGCTCGACTACCCGGGAGTTGGTCCCGAGCACGCCTACCTCAAGGATAGCGGAAGGGCCGAGTACGTCACGGTGACCGACGAGGAGGCTCTGAGAGCCTTCCACGAGCTTTCCAGGACGGAGGGAATACTTCCAGCGCTCGAATCGGCCCACGCGGTAGCCTACGCGATGAAAATAGCCCCAGAGATGGATAAAGACGAGATAATCATAGTCAACCTCTCTGGGAGGGGCGACAAGGACCTGGATATAGTCAGGAGGGTCGGGAATGTTTGA
- the hisC gene encoding histidinol-phosphate transaminase codes for MIRNEVKAFKPYRVIEGNYRIWLDKNESPYDLPEELKEEIFEELKSVPFNRYPHITSMPAREAIGEFYGLPAENVAVGKGGDELIGYLVRLFEGDYIVTTPPTFGMYSFYARLNGIPVIEVPLREDFTIDGDTIAEKAKKASAVFIASPNNPTGNLQPVEEVLKVLETGKAVVVDEAYVEFAGKDLLGLLDEYPNLVLLRTFSKAFSLAGARVGYALASEEIIEALYRIKSPFSVDIFAQAVVKVVLRHPGLFRERIREIVRERERVRRSLGELAYPSDANFLLVKADAHSFLLERGIVVRKLSGRLKGHIRVTIGRRENDAFLKAMEEWKDVAGL; via the coding sequence ATGATAAGGAATGAGGTAAAGGCCTTCAAGCCCTACCGCGTCATAGAGGGGAACTACAGGATATGGCTGGACAAGAACGAGAGCCCCTACGACCTTCCCGAGGAGCTAAAGGAGGAGATATTTGAAGAGCTGAAGAGCGTTCCCTTCAACCGCTACCCCCACATAACCTCCATGCCGGCGAGGGAAGCGATAGGAGAGTTCTACGGGCTCCCGGCTGAAAACGTGGCCGTTGGGAAGGGAGGCGACGAGCTTATCGGCTATCTCGTCCGCCTCTTCGAGGGGGACTACATCGTAACCACTCCCCCCACCTTCGGGATGTACTCCTTCTACGCCAGGCTGAACGGGATTCCTGTGATTGAGGTGCCTCTGAGAGAGGACTTCACGATAGATGGAGATACCATAGCAGAGAAGGCGAAAAAAGCGTCGGCTGTCTTCATAGCATCGCCCAACAACCCGACCGGGAACCTCCAGCCGGTTGAGGAGGTCCTCAAAGTCCTGGAGACAGGGAAGGCCGTTGTGGTTGACGAGGCCTACGTCGAGTTCGCGGGGAAAGACCTCCTCGGCCTCCTGGATGAGTATCCCAACCTCGTCCTCCTGAGAACCTTCTCAAAGGCCTTCAGCTTAGCTGGAGCGAGGGTAGGCTACGCCCTCGCTAGCGAGGAGATAATTGAGGCACTCTACCGGATAAAGTCGCCCTTCAGCGTGGACATCTTCGCCCAGGCTGTCGTTAAAGTCGTGCTGAGGCACCCAGGGCTCTTCAGGGAGAGGATTAGGGAAATAGTGAGGGAGCGCGAGAGGGTGAGGAGATCGCTCGGAGAGCTGGCCTATCCGAGCGACGCCAACTTCCTCCTGGTTAAGGCGGACGCGCACTCCTTCCTCCTGGAGAGGGGAATAGTTGTGAGGAAGCTCTCGGGGAGGCTGAAGGGACACATAAGGGTCACGATAGGGAGGAGGGAGAACGACGCCTTCCTGAAGGCGATGGAGGAGTGGAAGGATGTGGCTGGTCTTTGA
- a CDS encoding prephenate dehydrogenase/arogenate dehydrogenase family protein, which translates to MRIGIAGYGRMGRLFERCLGGRFEVIFYSEHGRSDVGSLEELYLKSDVIMVASSLDTVPKRLERLAEISREHGGKKIVFDIATFKSRVVEAYAGFGEETRVASVHPMFGPGAKTIEGKRFITVPIPGREKDAEEVADFIRSIGGNVSFLDWKTHDRLMGFVIGVPYFIGLSYLSLSRELGLEEFGGTSWAFLETYGKAVLHDSPDFIREVLSMSREQIEEFLDFMRKNPPDPERLREKLEWEEIEEAYERFYRALE; encoded by the coding sequence ATGCGCATTGGAATCGCGGGCTACGGAAGGATGGGAAGGCTCTTCGAGAGGTGTCTCGGCGGAAGGTTCGAGGTGATCTTCTACTCCGAACACGGGCGGAGCGACGTTGGATCGCTGGAGGAACTCTACCTGAAGTCGGACGTGATAATGGTAGCCTCATCCCTCGACACTGTCCCGAAAAGGCTGGAGAGGCTCGCGGAAATATCGAGGGAGCACGGCGGGAAAAAGATCGTCTTCGACATAGCCACTTTCAAGTCCCGCGTTGTTGAAGCCTACGCGGGCTTTGGCGAGGAAACAAGAGTTGCGAGCGTTCACCCGATGTTCGGGCCCGGGGCGAAGACCATCGAGGGGAAGAGGTTCATAACGGTCCCCATTCCAGGAAGGGAGAAGGATGCGGAGGAAGTCGCCGACTTTATACGCTCCATCGGGGGGAACGTGTCCTTCCTCGACTGGAAGACCCACGACAGGCTCATGGGCTTCGTCATAGGCGTCCCCTACTTCATCGGATTAAGCTACCTCTCGCTCTCCAGGGAGCTCGGACTGGAGGAGTTTGGCGGAACCTCCTGGGCCTTCCTGGAGACCTACGGAAAGGCGGTGCTCCACGATTCTCCCGATTTCATAAGGGAAGTCCTCAGCATGTCCAGGGAGCAGATAGAGGAGTTCCTAGACTTCATGAGGAAAAACCCGCCGGACCCGGAGAGACTCAGGGAAAAACTGGAATGGGAAGAAATAGAAGAGGCCTACGAAAGGTTCTACAGAGCTCTGGAGTAG